A single region of the Phycisphaerae bacterium RAS1 genome encodes:
- a CDS encoding Nickel uptake substrate-specific transmembrane region, whose amino-acid sequence MTSRRTTARTTAFFSAMVSLSCAARAHDFWIEPSSFRPAGGEAIRIALRVGEQFDGEAVKRNDEKIERFVILGPEGEKPVAGRDGADPAGLARCDKPGGYVVLYRSRRSSIELEAAKFESYLREEGLEAIIAQRAAAGQSDKPGREVYSRCAKALIRVGDGPQADRRAGLPLELIALDAASKAGAGASFELLYDGKPLAGARVCALRKGAGDQELSVRTDAAGRVEFKLDQPGVWLIKAVHMTRAPADANADWESLWATLTFEK is encoded by the coding sequence ATGACCTCGAGACGCACCACCGCTCGAACAACCGCCTTTTTTTCCGCGATGGTGTCGCTGTCATGCGCCGCCCGCGCCCACGACTTCTGGATCGAACCCTCCTCGTTCAGGCCGGCCGGCGGCGAGGCGATACGAATCGCCTTGCGCGTCGGCGAGCAGTTCGACGGCGAGGCCGTGAAGCGCAACGACGAGAAGATCGAGCGTTTCGTCATCCTCGGCCCGGAAGGCGAGAAGCCCGTCGCCGGCCGCGACGGCGCCGACCCGGCCGGGCTGGCGCGCTGCGACAAGCCTGGCGGCTACGTGGTTCTCTACCGCAGCCGGCGCTCGTCGATCGAGCTTGAGGCCGCCAAGTTCGAAAGCTATCTGCGCGAGGAGGGATTGGAGGCGATCATCGCGCAGCGCGCCGCCGCCGGGCAGAGCGACAAGCCGGGCCGCGAGGTCTATTCGCGCTGCGCCAAGGCGCTCATCCGAGTCGGCGACGGCCCGCAGGCGGACCGCCGTGCAGGCCTGCCGCTCGAACTCATCGCACTCGACGCCGCCTCCAAGGCCGGCGCCGGCGCTTCATTTGAGCTGTTGTACGACGGCAAGCCCCTCGCGGGCGCGCGGGTCTGCGCACTTCGCAAAGGCGCCGGCGACCAGGAACTGTCCGTTCGCACCGACGCCGCGGGCAGGGTCGAGTTCAAGCTCGACCAACCCGGCGTGTGGCTCATCAAGGCGGTTCACATGACACGCGCCCCGGCCGACGCCAACGCCGACTGGGAAAGCCTCTGGGCGACGCTGACGTTCGAGAAGTAG